In Callospermophilus lateralis isolate mCalLat2 chromosome 4, mCalLat2.hap1, whole genome shotgun sequence, one genomic interval encodes:
- the Rlig1 gene encoding RNA ligase 1 translates to MRRLGSVQRKMPCVFVTEVKDEPSAKREHQPFKVLATETISHKALDADIYSAIPTEKVDGTCCFVTTYKDQPYLWARLDRKPNKKADKRFKNFLHSKENSKEFLWNVEEDFKPVPECWIPAKEIEQLNGNPVPDENGHIPGWVPVDKNNKQYCWHSSVVNYEFEIALVLKHHPDDPGLLEISAVPLSDLLEQTLELIGTNINGNPYGLGNKKHPLHLLVPHGAFQISNLPTLKHSDLLSWFEGCEEGKIEGIVWHCHDGCLIKVHRHHLGLCWPIPDTYINSKPVIINMNLNKYDYAFDDTKCLFSHFSKINNQKFGRLKDIIFNV, encoded by the exons ATGAGACGCTTGGGCTCCGTGCAGCGGAAAATGCCGTGTGTGTTTGTGACGGAGGTGAAAGATGAGCCTTCCGCCAAAAGGGAGCATCAG ccATTTAAAGTTTTGGCAACTGAAACTATAAGTCACAAGGCATTAGATGCAGATATATACAGTGCAATTCCAACAGAAAAAGTGGATGGAACATGTTGTTTTGTTACTACCTACAAAG atcagcCATATCTTTGGGCTCGACTAGATAGAAAACCCAACAAAAAAGCtgacaaaagatttaaaaattttctacATTCCAAAGAAAACTCAAAAG AATTTCTTTGGAATGTTGAGGAGGATTTCAAACCTGTTCCAGAGTGCTGGATACCAGCAAAGGAAATAGAACAATTAAATGGAAATCCAGTACCTGATGAAAATGGACACATTCCTG GTTGGGTACCGGTGGACAAAAACAACAAACAGTATTGCTGGCATTCCTCTGTAGTTAATTATGAATTTGAAATTGCTCTGGTACTAAAGCATCATCCGGATGATCCTGGACTTTTGGAAATTAGTGCAGTGCCACTGTCAGATCTCTTAGAACAAACATTGGAGCTTATAGGAACAAATATCAATGGAAACCCCTATG GATTAGGAAACAAGAAACATCCATTACATCTTCTTGTACCACATGGAGCATTTCAAATAAGTAATTTGCCTACATTGAAGCACAGTGATCTGTTGTCCTGGTTTGAAGGTTGCGAAGAGGGTAAAATTGAAGGAATAGTATGGCATTGCCATGATGGCTGCTTAATTAAG GTCCATCGCCATCATCTTGGTTTATGCTGGCCAATTCCAGATACTTATATTAATTCAAAACCCGTTATTATCAACATGAACCTGAACAAATATGACTATGCCTTTGATGATACCAAGTGTTTgtttagtcatttttcaaaaataaataatcagaaaTTTGGTAGGCTCAAAGACATAATATTTAATgtataa